DNA from Aureimonas sp. AU20:
CGGCGCCCGTCCGCCCGCTCGCTATAGAGCCGCGTCATCTCCTGCGTGTAGCGGCCGAGGAAGCGCTCGCGCTCCCGCTCGGGCAGCCGGTCGATGAAGGGTTTGAGGCCGGTGGAGCGGAACCAGTCGGTGATCGCCTCGGCGCTCTCCATCGGATGCTCGTAGACCGTGGTCCAGACATCCACCTCGCTCGCCTCACGGATCAGCCAGTCGTAATAGGTGACGCGCGTCGCGACCGCCTCCCGCGCCTCCGAGAAGCCCTCGAAGAAGTCGGCAAACTCCGGCTCGGCGGCAATCGCGCGCATCGCGGTCTGGCTCGGTTCGGCGAGATTGTCGGGGATCTGCGCGGCGAGAAGCCCGCCCGGCGCGACCTGGGCGAACAGGGCCGGCACGAGGCTCTCGTGACCCAGCACCCATTGCAGCGAGGCATTGGCGAACAGAAGATCGAAGGGCCGCTCCGCCTGAAACCGCCCGATGTCGCCCTGTTCGAAGCGGCAGGTGGGCAGGCGTCGGCGCGCTTGCGTCAGCATCGCCTCCGACGTGTCGAAACCGGTGATCTCGGCCTGCGGAAACCGCTCGAACAGAAGCTCGGTGGAATTGCCGGGGCCGCAGCCGAGGTCGGCGATGCGCAGGCCCGCGCCGCCCGGCGCGCCATCCAGCCGGCAGCGGGCGAGGAGATCGCGCGCCGGGCGGGTGCGTTCGTCCTCGAAACGGCTGTAGAGCGCCGGATTCCAATCCGCCATGTCGCCTCTCCTTGCTGGGCGACCCGGTCATAGACCCCGGACGCGGCGGAGGCGAGGGTTTTACGCCGGCATCTCAGTGGGCACCGGCAGGGCCAAGGTTTGGAGAAGGGACGTGCTGGACGCGCGAGAGACCATCCCACTTCATCCCGTCACTCTCCGGCAAGGCCGGTCGGTAGGTCGATGACGAAAGCTCCGTTTGC
Protein-coding regions in this window:
- the tam gene encoding trans-aconitate 2-methyltransferase, which translates into the protein MADWNPALYSRFEDERTRPARDLLARCRLDGAPGGAGLRIADLGCGPGNSTELLFERFPQAEITGFDTSEAMLTQARRRLPTCRFEQGDIGRFQAERPFDLLFANASLQWVLGHESLVPALFAQVAPGGLLAAQIPDNLAEPSQTAMRAIAAEPEFADFFEGFSEAREAVATRVTYYDWLIREASEVDVWTTVYEHPMESAEAITDWFRSTGLKPFIDRLPERERERFLGRYTQEMTRLYSERADGRRLLAFPRLFFVARRR